A genomic segment from Salmo trutta unplaced genomic scaffold, fSalTru1.1, whole genome shotgun sequence encodes:
- the LOC115187790 gene encoding uncharacterized protein LOC115187790, translating into MGVWGGWGAPSAYPGRGRWESGEVRGAPSAYPGRGRGRWESGEVRGLGAPSAYPGRGEEDGNLGRSGGWGLLQLTQGGERKMGVWGGQGGSFSLPREGRGRWESGEVRGAPSAYPGKGEEDGSLGRSGGLLQLTQGGEGKMGVWGGQGGSFSLPREGRGRWESGVVRGLLQLTQEGRGRWESREVRGLGAPSAYPGRGEEDGSLGRSGGLLQLTQGRERKMGVWGGQGGSFSLPREGRGRWESGVVRGAPSAYPGRGEEDGSLGWSGGSFSLPREGRGRWESGVVRGAPSAYPGGERKMGV; encoded by the coding sequence atggGAGTCTGGGGAGGCTGGGGGGCTCCTTCAGCTTACCCAGGGAGGGGAAGATGGGAGTCTGGGGAGGTCAGGGGGGCTCCTTCAGCTTACccagggaggggtagaggaagaTGGGAGTCTGGGGAGGTCAGGGGGCTGGGGGCTCCTTCAGCTTacccagggaggggagaggaagatggGAATCTGGGGAGGTCAGGGGGCTGGGGGCTCCTTCAGCTTacccagggaggggagaggaagatggGAGTCTGGGGAGGTCAGGGGGGCTCCTTCAGCTTacccagggaggggagaggaagatggGAGTCTGGGGAGGTCAGGGGGGCTCCTTCAGCTTACccagggaagggagaggaagatgGGAGTCTGGGGAGGTCAGGGGGGCTCCTTCAGCTTacccagggaggggaggggaagatgGGAGTCTGGGGTGGTCAGGGGGGCTCCTTCAGCTTacccagggaggggagaggaagatggGAGTCTGGGGTGGTCAGGGGGCTCCTTCAGCTTAcccaggaggggagaggaagatggGAGTCTAGGGAGGTCAGGGGGCTGGGGGCTCCTTCAGCTTacccagggaggggagaggaagatggGAGTCTGGGGAGGTCAGGGGGGCTCCTTCAGCTTACccagggaagggagaggaagatgGGAGTCTGGGGAGGTCAGGGGGGCTCCTTCAGCTTacccagggaggggaggggaagatgGGAGTCTGGGGTGGTCAGGGGGGCTCCTTCAGCTTacccagggaggggagaggaagatggGAGTCTGGGGTGGTCAGGGGGCTCCTTCAGCTTacccagggaggggaggggaagatgGGAGTCTGGGGTGGTCAGGGGGGCTCCTTCAGCTTAcccaggaggggagaggaagatggGAGTCTAG